In Euphorbia lathyris chromosome 10, ddEupLath1.1, whole genome shotgun sequence, the DNA window CGCATAGAGACATGCATACTCTCAAAAAGATCACACGCTTGGGAATATGTCACCTCCTTCGAAACTATAAGAGATAAAAGAACAATCCATTCCAAACTTGGTCTATCCTTCAACTTTACATTCTCCTCCTTCAATCTCTTTATAGCAGCATAATTTTCTTCAGAAAGAAAGCTCTCTCGACTACGTGCTAGGAGAAAATCTGGAAAGGGGATAAGAAACGAGGAAGACATACATTCACTGTGTTAGTAGTAAATTCCCAGGACaagttattttgatattaggAAGAAACGGAGCTAGGACAAATTCCCGACTCAATAGTTCATACTTGAACTAGATATAAGACCATTCACTTTGGGATTTATGTATCTTTTTACACATTTTCGAAAGGCTTCCAAACATCCAATAGCACAGGGATCCTCATGAAATGTCTCTAAAACCAATATTAACTCACCTAAAAAATTTCATGACTCCTTATCAATAGTTTCAAACATTGATCCAATTGGAAGGTCACGCACCTACATCCAAAAAGGCACATCACATGCTGTTAGGAGATGGTTATCAAAAGACCAGAGGCCTCCCGTTAACACACAATCACGATCCACAACAGAAAAATTCAAAAGCAAAAGAGATTTGAATCAACCTCTGTTATGTCAATACCTTTTTGAGATCTCCATAAACTAGACATTCTATTTTTCATAGCAACAAAATTAATCATTTTGTCGGTCAAAAATTTGTGCAACAATGCACAACCCATTAATGTGGTCTTCATTAGTACCAGCACCTCTGGTCAACTAGAGCATATCGTGTTCATTTTCAGAAATGAACACGTTTTCCATATAGCTCTCAATATTAGTACTAAAAAATAATCAAACATAAAAACACGAGTACTATAATCAAAGCTTCCACATAAATGAAAGACTTTGTTTAGGTAAAAATATGCTGACATGGtataaataaaagacaaacaaataTATGCATCAAACACAGCTAAACTTTGAAATTTTATATTTGGGCTATTCTAACATATTGAAACCCAGCAAAGGAAGGCTGTCACTTATATAGAAATATGGCCAATGAAAGAAAATCCATTTCCAAGCAAGAAGATTTTAAGCCTTTGTAATTGAATACATCTAAATTTTTGTAAACTTTTTTTGATGTCTTCTAAAATCTCAATTCAATATACCCCTTTAAAGAATGACTTTAAAATCTTAAAAAGTCTTTTAAAATCCAATGCAATACACCCCTCTAAATTTCTCCAAACTAAAATTCTAATCTATCGGTGACGACTGACTAAACTTCATTTGATCAGTGATTCATCACTGATCGATCAGTTGAACGTTGCTGCTCTTCATCTCTTTTATTCAGACGCTTGAGCTTCCAATTCCTGCAGTTCAATGCCTTGGCAAGCAATCCTTCGCGATCGATCGATCTAATCACACGCAAATTAAAGTTATTACTAATCACAGTCTATAACTATATAACACAACACTACTTTACATAAACAATAATAGAACTTTGAAGAAAATGAATGATTTTCCAATTTCTACAACAATTCAACCCAATTCCACATTGCAATTAACAAAAATAGAATAGATACAATTAGAAGCGAAGTCTCTGAAATTGTCTATAGAAGGTTGTGCTATTTTTCatattagaataataataacaacttctttcattaaaagatacattaaaaaaaaaaaaaattgttgacAGAAAGCTAATAAAGATTGAAGACCTTAAAGTGGTGCATTTCCTTTAGGTAGGGCTCCAGGAAGAAGTTGCACATACAGATTACACAAACAAAATCTCAAATCAAATGTATATGCTACTTTCCGAAGAGTTAGAATTGAATCATCAAAATACTTTTTGCTTTTTCCTATATCTCGACTCGACTACGACGACTACTGAGGGGTTGTCAACTGCCAATGAAAACCGAAAACAGGAAGCAATGCTTGTTTGTACCAATAGATTATGTATCCATATATATCAATTCCAACTTTAACAAGCCTCCAAAATCAAATTCCAAAGTGGTATATTATCAAGGACTGCAAAGATTCTTCAGATCCTCTTCTTTCGCATACCAACCTGGTATTATCTTTGATACGTGCGGATATAGATCCTTGTACGAATTTCTTATTGTTCCTTCTGCAACTCCAGTCGCAAGCGATATTTCTGCCATgacaaatattatattattaattcaCATCAACCAGTTATTCTCTTTTTGCATCAACACAAGAGATCACCAAACCTTTCAGAGACTTCTTGTCCTCTGATAGCTgagatataatatatattacagCTGCTGCAATCGATATGGGACTCCTCCTGCAAGATAAAACACCATTTTTAGACATGTCTCAATCAATTATTGTTTTACAGAGACTGAGAAAATGAGATAATTCGTGAAAGTTCGGATAACATGTTCAAGCTTGAAAATTAGAACAGTATTACGCAGACCAGAATGTACTCCAacaatatgtaaagtttatcaTAAAATACATTGCAGTCCAATTTAACCTTCCCAAATACATTGCACTACTAATGAAGATCATAGTTCTTATAAACAAACTCCTGAAGCTTTCTGTTGCTAAGCCAAGAGGTTACAAAAATTAAGAGGTCGTTTGAGAAACAAATTCAGCAATTCGGTTAAAGAAGCTCAATTATCTGGTTTTTAAAATTGTTATTGAAGTTACTCTACTAtcttaaaagtaattttattatCAGTCACTGATTAATCAATTACTAGAATACTTTTTTTAAAAGTAGACTTTGTATCTTAGCATATCACTTTAGTATTATTTCCCCACAAAATTTAAAATCTATGAGACTTTTAATGTATAAAAGTAACaaaactcaaatttttttttatcttaaaggAAAAGTGGAAGTACAAACTGCAATATCTTACCCATGCTATAATattctatattttttataagAATCCTGAAGAAACTATTGCCAAAAGAACATTTGTAAACCACCACTGTTAATCTTCTaaaagtttatatatatatatatatatatatatatatatatatatatatatattactgaAAACCTAAAGTACTTCCGCAAGAATAATATTCCTAGGTTCACTATTTCACACCTTTCAAAACCAACCAAAAATCTATAGGATCTATGTTTTCAATTTATATCAAACAGTTTTATCATTTAAAAGTTTCAGTATTATACATATCACTACTTATAACTTCAGCTTTTAATTTCTTACACTTATTTTCAGTTTTACTAAAACCCTAGCATTCTCAAATTATCATTTCCAACAGGTTTTCCTAGTCTTCCCAAAAGTCTTCCAATTACTCTAAACTCTAAATGTATTGTacctatccaaaaaaaaaaaaacagcataCAGTCAATGTATTATGTATCACTTCAACCAAGTGATAAATATAAATGTCTTCAACCTTAAAAGTTAATTATATATCATGAAGTATCCTCATTGAGAACCTAAACCAACAAAAAGGAGGCAACAATAACTTCCAATATATCCTCGTGCTATGAGGATACCTGTGGGTTCTACAAAAAGAGAGAGATATCACAGTACCTAATGTCAAACTCTTCTGACTTCTGCACGGCTTCTTGTGCAGCTTTCACTGCTTGATTATTCATGCCAAGATTTGAACAAAAACGCCTCTACATATGGAGTTGAGACTAATATTAGTGACACATTGATATTGTAAGTAACGAAATGACCAAGACTCTTTGTCCAATACAACAATATTggacatgaaaaaaaaaaaatttgagcatGTCCAACTTTAATAAGAACGAAACCTCACCATAAAATCCCCAGCATGTATTGTTCCCATCTCCACCGATTGACCTGTCTCCAACCCCAGTTGTTTCACTATGTACTCTTTTGCTCGGCCAATTTCCTTCTTTGTGGCCCCATTGGCGACAGAGCAAATTTCTAGTTGAAATCCATAGGTTTAGGGAAGCTCAATCACATAGGGAAAGATAAATCAGGAAGCATCCAGATGTATGTTAAAAGTATCATAGGCTGTACCCTTAACAGTTcgaggtttgtcttcttgtcgACAAGCAATGTAGAGGCAAGCAGCCAATAAGGCATCCTGATTTCTTCCTCTACTAGACTTCTGATCTTCTACCTTTTTGTAGATCTCATTAGCTCGATCCTTCAGATTAACAAATGTGAAGTTAGTAAAGGAATTCATCCAACAGAATAttcaaaattattaaaataaaataaaaattaaatccaTTCCCCCTCTTCTCCCTCCTCCTTTAAGAGAAAGATAATAACAGATTTATCACATAGGCAATATTATTTTTCATCCTCCATAATGGAATATTGATATGCACTACAGAACAACTGTCAACAGAAGTGCAACGAATTCTCTTTTTTATTGCTCTCTCTCGCCCAACTCAAGTTTCATCCAGGTAGTATGAGAAgtgtattttatatttaaaggGCACCAAAAAATGTTTTCCATGACTGTTGAAGTATTTTCAAGCCAGTTTTAAGTCAAACACATGTTCAGTGTTATGCATAACTCTCTGATTTGGAAATGATTGCATACAGATCAACAAATACTGCAGATATTTTGTTAGAACCAATTAGCTTTATATGTTGCATTCTATGAAGCACGGATCGGAGTGGCTGTGTCAAACTCTTCGGACACGGGGAACAGCCGGACTTGCACCCGACACGGCAAAAAACGTGTCCAGCCATGTCCAgatttttaaaaaagaaaaaaaaacaagaggTTATCCCTCTTGGCTAAGGAGCCAAGCAGAAATTATCTTACAAAACCAAAGCAGATAGGAAAAGAAATTATCTTCCACAACCTATCTCTTATCATAAACTAAAGGCAGCTGAAGGAAACGaatgttaacttgtgaaaaatgACACATTTTCCCTCTATATGCTTAAAAATGACACATTTAAGCTTATAAATATTCCTAAAGTTAGTCTCCAAAATAATCTTGCTTAAACAAGTATGGTTGGGAATTAATTGGACTGTAATTTGTGtacttttatatgttattttatatatatatatatataattaattatatagaaATTTGCCGTGTCACGCCTTTTGCCGCACCCGAGTCGCTGCTTCATAGGTTGCATTGAATCAAATACCAAAAAGCaatatttatgaaaaaaaaatacatagaaATGAAAAGTGAGGGGAAACAAGTAAACACTAAATATTTAAGGATGCGTTTATAATTTTACATTCAGGTTACATAAGAGGTAAAAGGGTTTTTCCATTTTAAAAGCCTGAAGAagataatttagaaaaaaaaaagagacttCATGCAATGCATTGTTGTGAAAGGTGCAAGGGGTCTTGGAGCTTAGGAGCAAGGCGCAAGCCTGAGCGACACAAGGCGCatcaaaacaaaataacatataaaattatatatcaCAACACATAACATTTTTAAAATGACACAAATAGTAAAATATTAACCATCTTAATCATAAAATGCATGAGATAAATTCTAAGTATCTATAGttataatttataacaaaatTTAAATCTAAAGACCAAAGTTAACTTCAACTAAACACTAAGTTAATAACTAATAGTCTAATAATAACTATTTCCCCTCATGCAAGACTGAACTTTTTAGACTTTACAGTCTCTATTCATCATCAAAGTCATCATCACCGTCATCACTATCATCTCCATAATCATATTCTTCTTCAAGGTTCTCATACTAAATCTCATTTAGCATTTGTTTGGTTTGCATTTTCTGTCCTTTACAATCGCAACCCATCTCTTTCCttccctttttttctttttctaacttAATCCGAGCCCTTCATCATAAAGACTTTCTATGGCTGTGGTTAGAAGCTTGAAAACCCCTAAATAACCCTACAATTGCGCCTCAGCGCGCCCCACTCAAGGGGACGAGCCTAGGCAAGACGCACAAAGGCGCGTGCCTGCTGACATCGCCCGCCTCACACACACAGAGGCGCTGACCCCGCCCGAGGTGCACCTTTAACACTATGATGCAATGTGAACAACTCATGATGAACTGATTACAAGATCGGTTAATTGGTCGTTTTGCCAATATGCTCCTAGAAaaggattttatttttatactaacCCAAGGGTTAGACCGACAAGGAATCATCCAACAGAATATTCTTTGTGATCTATATGCAATCAATGCCAAAAAAGAGAGTTCATGCAAAACCATAAACATGTGGATGACTTAAAACTGTCTTGAAAACACTTAACAATCATGGAATTTACACTTCTGGTACCAGTTGGATGGAACTTGAGTTGGGTGAGGGAGtgagcaacaaaaaaaaaatctgcagATATGTTAGAACCAATTTTCCTTATCTATGTTGCATCTTAATTTGTCATTTTGACAATATGCTCCTATGAACGCATTCTATACTAAGAAATGGGTTCCCAAATTTCTTATATTACAGAAATGTGACTCAATGTACAATAGAAGTTCCTAAGgacttaaatttaaataaaatgtggAAATTCTTCAAAATCAAAGTTTTTGTACAACAAAGATCTTCATAACAACATTCAATCTCAAATCAACTAACAATTTCAAACTGGAAGGTAATCAGTATCAAGAAATTAAAACTAAATGGAAACATTTTATGCTAATCTAGCAGTTAACCTAGCATTGGTAAGTCAGACGCTAAGAAAGACTATTCTAATAAACAAAGTTTGCAATAGCATCTCCCTCCCACATTGATAGCCTGAAGAGTCTCATATTCATGCAATCTTCAACTTGCACCTTAAGACAAGATTAAATCATAATTGTCAAGGAACAATTGAACCAAAAGCTTAACTCGAGCCCTCAACCATTTGGTCCAAGAGGATCTGATATCATGTCAAGGAACCAATTGAACCaaaagcttaagctgatagttaaggcccactcatagatcttatattaatctcaatAATGTACACAAATTTCCGAGTGTGTGCCTCGGACATTGCTATCCCTGAAGGGTCTCATAGCATTTGGACACAAGATTAAATCATTTACTCATTGTACATGGATATAAATTTTCAATCAGTGAGTGCCATACCTTGATAGTTGCAACAAGACCCAACCTGAAACAGAGAAAATATTCACTTTAGCAATGAACTTGCAATTATCTGCAAACTAATAAAAATACGATTACACATTCATAGAAGCACAAGATTACACACAACCACCATAGAATTCTATTATAATTCTCTGCATACCAATTTTAACCTGAACTTTTACGAGCCTATACATTTCAATCATCACCCTAAGCTATCCTGTGATGACATTGAATCAAATAATAAACAATGTAACCTACCCAATTCAAGATGAAGGATCAATTCAACCACCCCTCTACGCCATTctccaaaaatatcaaaatCTCAGAAATAAAAAACCATGTCTAGTTACGCCAAAAGAAAACTACATCATTAAAGCACAATCCACCATCCcaagaaaaaaaatcatacgATCCagtttaaataataataaaaaaacataccTATCAGACATGGTAGCTATAGTCTTGAACGCCAATATCAATCCCCGATCCGGATTGGAACCTCTATTCTGCCATCGGCCcaaggaagaagaaaggaaatcTCCAGAAGCGCCGTTAGGCTTAGCGATGACGGTAGAAAGACCTCCGTCGGCCAAGAGAGGATTGGTAGGGCCACCGACACGAACGGGGTCATTATCACCGGACTCATTCGCAAAAGTCCTCCACTCAGAAGTCTCATCGATCGAGTGCGATTCAAGCACCAATCCGCACTCAGAACACACCGTATCCCCCGCCGAGTGGTCGAATACCACCTCCGTTTGCCGTTTACAATCGGAGCAGAAAGCGTCCCCCATTAATCACaataacaaacaaaattaaatattcttCAACTCGGTTATCTTCAAAGATGTTCCCTTTTCTCAAATTTACTCTTTCAGTTAGGCATTTGCGGGTTACAGTTGGGGCTGCAATAAGGAAAGGACGATACAGAagaaaggagagagaaagaaagagagaaagagagatatTAAGGAAGGTAAGAGAGAAACTGAACTCATATCAAACAGAAAGGGGGATATTTATAAACAACCAACAAGGGTTAGGAATGTAGGAAAAGGATCGAGTGTGGTAAGGACTAGATTGATAAGGTGGTCTTGCATTAAGATGTAAAGAAATTAACGGATGAGATTGATTTAATTTGTTGTAAATAAATGTGGGGTATGACAAGAAATTTCGCTGGATTTAGCAGCGAGTTGGGTTGGGACGCTGGGTTGTCTGATTTTACAACTAGTTAGAAAATTGGGGAGTGTTTGGAACGAAGGTAGTTGATATCCTTAGACTTGGAATTGGGAGTGTTTGGATGATGGGTTGTTGATATCCTAGGGTTTGGAATTATTCAAATTTGATAGATCCGGACAGGAAAACGATTGGTCAAGTTTTTCTGGCACGATTTTTGTGTGCCGATATTATGATATTAATACGGCAAAAATTATAGTTACACATTTTGGTAGATTAAATATCTAATTTTTTAATAAGATATTAAACTACAAATCAGATTAATATAGTAATATTCATTTTAGGAAAAGTATAGAAATAAATAATTTGGCGGATTTATAATTGGTTAGTAAAAAACAAAGAACTTTTGAGCAGGTATGAATCAGTCAATATGTAAGCAAAGCAATATAATGTTTGGAATTCTTTTTCATGGTGCTAAATGAAGCAAAATATAATTTTCTGAAAAGAGAAAACCTAAAGGCTAGTTAATTTGATCAATGGCTTAAAAGCTAAAGATTATGAATGTCAACGGACAAATGGAAGTTTCCATTGTTTCCATTCTCCTTACTTAGACCTTGTTTGATAAAGaacttaattgcttaaattaaaatattaaatacgTATTTAATTTAATGCGTTTGATAACGattgtttctccaccacttaaattggttaattaagttaaaaatcacttattttgataagtcaaaatatttaacttaacgttttaagttaaacattatctactaatatttttataaaagttatatcattcaatattttcagcacttaaaattcagtatttatgttttcagcacttaattttcagttttatcaaacatcaCCTTAATTGATCTTAATTAGGTACAGAACTCTTGTTTTAAAATAGTTTAACTGGTTTAATTAAGAACTAATAGGTAAAGAATTACACAAGTACTAATATCAACTAAAATCTTCTACACCTTCTATTGATGTGTCGAATAATACTAATAAGAGTCTGCTTGGATGAAAGTTTCAGAAGGTTAATTAAAGGGAGGGGAAGGGACCAATTTGGTGGGACTGAAATTGAAGGTTTTTGAACTTCCATTTAATTCTCATTTAACCttcatttaaacttaaactCTTTCTCAAGCAAGGTTAGAAAAATAACCTCCATTTAAACTCCTTTCCAAATAAGGTTAGAAAAATAATCTATCTTTAATTAATATCCACTAACccccaaaaaaaaaagcagACCCTAAAGCATCAaaaccaccacttaatcttttatttatgAGTCATTTATGaatgtttgtttttaaatttatgAAGGTTTATTTATgagttattttaaaaaaaaaaattatagttcaaaccaatgtttatttattaatgattaaaaaccgaaataaaaggttaactgGCCGAATAATTTGTTAACCGATTAGTgattaaccgaatttaatggactagtATATGGTtagtatatttaaaaaaacaaaaaaaaaaggttaatcGTCTGAATTAACATTAAGACTGGTTAACTGGCCACGTGCAACCCTACCCTTAAGCACGGCcatacataacataacatagaAATCACACTTGGAAAGGGTGATTAGCTAGAGCTGCAACAGCAAAACTGATTGCAAAAGAAGGTAACCGGCCTCGTTAAAATTACCTTATGGAGAGGCTATATCATACATAATAGCCCGTTCTTTTTAACGTGATTGCTACATCACTATTCATTGACTTTTTTTCTTCTGAATTAGTGAAGAATGACTAAAAGCTCACTGATTTTATCAAAAGAAAGTTATGTGACTTTTGTAAAACGTACTCATTTTTTTAGGACAATTGAtacaatttttcaaaattttgttgTGATAAGAGTTCAAAAATAAATAACGTGGTTTGATcggtttacaaaaaaaattctcgtagtttaaaagtttacaaacataAATTCCATGCTTTGTGAAAGTAGGCATTTGAAGAATTAGTGAGTCAATTTAGCAGTTAAACAATACTTATGGTTGATCTTCTATTTTGGATAATTTGcaaaattaatcattttaattGCTCTACATCGCTCAATTTTAAAGCAAATAATCACGATAATAATTTTTGACGAAATGACTTAGTTTATATAAATGGTACAAAATACGAACCATGGTACaaacttttttttaactaaaaatgCAACTTCATTAATAAATAGAACCAGCATCCTCATGAATAACGTTTGCAAGCCATGTAGGCATTACACTGAAAAGACTATCGTTAGCGTTGAGCCCGCCTTGCCATTAAATGGGCGGCCCTATTCGCTAAATGAGGAATAAAACATAATTTGAACCCAGAGTGAGAGTTGATGATGGCCCTGCAATCTTGTATAATCGAACCAAACTCTGAATTGTCTTGTCGATGAGAATTAACCGCATCAACAATCAATTTGGCATCCGATTCAAAGACAATACCAACCATGGTACAaatttttaatcaataaaatttatatattttatggtTTTCTCttgttttattatattattttaaacaatttttttttaatattgttaatTAAGGTAAAAGCTATTATTTATTCAATTTCTtatcctatggctgggagtcaaagacaggctcctcacgaatgcagatagacacagaaggcacttggctgtatctggtgcctgtagcagatgcagcggccatgtggaaaccttgtgccatgctttgagggattgcccgaatagtagaaaggtttgggaaggggtccttcctcatcacatccttccttcctttatggggttctctgatattgactggttctctgaaggcgttaatgggaatttgttggccagtatggagtacggggctattctcttcgctattatttgtcaccaaatgtggaaatggaggaatgaagagttatttgctgagaagactgtctttattcctgacctccggttttacttctcgaaaaaactctctgttattacaaagagttttgaaggagagcccctggttcacccctccccggttaaagaggtccagttagttggttggaggaagcccagggaaggggttgtcaagttgaatacggatggctcc includes these proteins:
- the LOC136208527 gene encoding transcription initiation factor IIB-2 isoform X1; translation: MGDAFCSDCKRQTEVVFDHSAGDTVCSECGLVLESHSIDETSEWRTFANESGDNDPVRVGGPTNPLLADGGLSTVIAKPNGASGDFLSSSLGRWQNRGSNPDRGLILAFKTIATMSDRLGLVATIKDRANEIYKKVEDQKSSRGRNQDALLAACLYIACRQEDKPRTVKEICSVANGATKKEIGRAKEYIVKQLGLETGQSVEMGTIHAGDFMRRFCSNLGMNNQAVKAAQEAVQKSEEFDIRRSPISIAAAVIYIISQLSEDKKSLKEISLATGVAEGTIRNSYKDLYPHVSKIIPGWYAKEEDLKNLCSP
- the LOC136208527 gene encoding transcription initiation factor IIB-2 isoform X2, producing MGDAFCSDCKRQTEVVFDHSAGDTVCSECGLVLESHSIDETSEWRTFANESGDNDPVRVGGPTNPLLADGGLSTVIAKPNGASGDFLSSSLGRWQNRGSNPDRGLILAFKTIATMSDRLGLVATIKDRANEIYKKVEDQKSSRGRNQDALLAACLYIACRQEDKPRTVKEICSVANGATKKEIGRAKEYIVKQLGLETGQSVEMGTIHAGDFMRRFCSNLGMNNQAVKAAQEAVQKSEEFDIRRSPISIAAAVIYIISQLSEDKKSLKEISLATGVAEGTIRNSYKDLYPHVSKIIPDRSIAKDCLPRH